Proteins co-encoded in one Cinclus cinclus chromosome 17, bCinCin1.1, whole genome shotgun sequence genomic window:
- the HIC2 gene encoding hypermethylated in cancer 2 protein: MELPNHAKQLLLQLNQQRAKGFLCDVIIVVENALFRAHKNILAASSMYFKSLVLHDNLINLDTDMVNPTVFRQILDFIYTGKLLTTDQPGEQNFNALLTAASYLQLHDLAALCRKKLKRNGKSFAGKAGGLGAGRSARSQRLSTASVIQARYSGSNEGLKGSHSKELSKGKLSDDEVFISSSNQENCHSLSRGTSKNGGGSSSANGSTGDQELGLDLSKKSPSLPVAASHDDTQHSESQHGSPQSASAPAANSASSFDESGVGAPHSMADSSDPMEMDLSEECHHSLTESSQRKGLRHSSRKKEWIKKDNAFDRKEGGKDRDEGEGLPNGILLGPLSKSVERSLAGAYGADLPYPCKEEVENGKENSDDSGQSESESGGHTSANYVYRQEGFEPVAYGDNLYVCIPCGKGFPSSEQLNAHVETHTEEDLYIKEEGTYGSKDEAEDLSNPNQSYAAESRPFKCSVCEKSYKDPATLRQHEKTHWLTRPFPCNICGKMFTQRGTMTRHMRSHLGLKPFACEECGMRFTRQYRLTEHMRVHSGEKPYECQLCGGKFTQQRNLISHLRMHTSPT, from the coding sequence ATGGAACTGCCAAATCATGCCAAACAACTGCTACTGCAGCTGAACCAGCAACGAGCCAAAGGTTTCCTCTGTGATGTGATCATTGTGGTAGAAAATGCCCTGTTTCGTGCCCATAAGAACATCCTGGCAGCAAGCAGCATGTATTTCAAATCCCTTGTCCTGCATGACAACCTGATAAACTTAGACACGGACATGGTGAACCCCACTGTGTTCCGGCAGATCTTGGACTTTATTTATACTGGTAAGCTCTTAACGACTGACCAGCCTGGTGAACAGAACTTTAATGCTCTCCTCACCGCAGCAAGCTACCTCCAACTGCACGACCTGGCAGCTCTCTGCAGAAAGAAGCTGAAGCGGAACGGCAAGTCCTTTGCTGGCAAGGCCGGTGGCCTTGGTGCTGGGAGATCTGCCAGGAGTCAGAGACTGTCCACTGCTTCAGTCATCCAAGCTCGCTATTCAGGGTCAAATGAGGGGTTGAAGGGCTCGCACTCAAAGGAGCTGTCAAAGGGAAAGCTCTCTGATGACGAGGTCTTCATCAGCAGCTCCAACCAAGAGAATTGTCACTCCTTAAGCAGGGGAACCAGCAAGAATGGCGGTGGGAGCAGCAGTGCGAATGGGAGCACCGGTGACCAGGAGCTAGGCCTTGACCTGTCCAAAAAAAGCCCCTCGCTCCCTGTCGCAGCATCCCACGATGACACGCAGCACAGCGAAAGCCAGCACGGCTCTCCCCAATCTgcctcagcccctgcagccaacAGTGCCTCATCGTTTGACGAGTCTGGCGTCGGAGCCCCCCACAGCATGGCGGACAGCAGCGACCCCATGGAGATGGATCTGAGCGAGGAGTGCCACCACTCACTGACAGAGAGCAGCCAGCGCAAGGGCCTCCGGCACTCGTCCCGCAAGAAGGAGTGGATCAAGAAAGACAACGCCTTTGACCGAAAGGAAGGGGGCAAAGACAGGGATGAGGGTGAAGGGCTGCCCAATGGTATCCTGCTGGGGCCCTTGTCCAAGTCTGTGGAGAGGAGTCTGGCTGGGGCCTATGGGGCAGACCTGCCCTACCCATGTAAGGAGGAGGTAGAAAACGGTAAGGAGAACAGTGACGACAGTGGCCAGAGCGAGAGCGAGAGTGGTGGCCATACCAGTGCCAACTATGTCTACCGCCAGGAGGGGTTTGAGCCAGTGGCCTATGGTGACAACCTGTATGTCTGTATCCCCTGTGGAAAAGGCTTCCCAAGCTCTGAGCAGCTCAATGCCCACGTGGAAACGCACACTGAGGAAGACCTTTACATCAAGGAGGAAGGCACATACGGCAGCAAGGATGAAGCTGAGGATTTGTCCAACCCAAATCAGTCCTACGCTGCAGAGTCCCGGCCCTTCAAGTGTTCAGTGTGTGAGAAGAGCTACAAGGATCCAGCCACGCTGCGGCAGCACGAGAAGACTCACTGGCTGACACGGCCCTTCCCTTGCAACATCTGCGGCAAGATGTTCACACAGCGGGGCACCATGACACGGCACATGCGCAGCCACTTGGGGCTCAAGCCCTTTGCTTGTGAGGAATGTGGGATGCGCTTTACCCGACAGTACCGACTAACAGAGCATATGCGTGTCCACTCAGGAGAAAAACCTTACGAATGTCAACTGTGTGGTGGGAAATTCACCCAGCAGCGCAATCTGATCAGCCACCTGCGAATGCATACCTCTCCCACATAA